A single Mercenaria mercenaria strain notata chromosome 9, MADL_Memer_1, whole genome shotgun sequence DNA region contains:
- the LOC128559431 gene encoding uncharacterized protein LOC128559431 isoform X2 encodes MHEQLHDDKEISSVVKRKVRVKDAIAVTKRDHIINGKNIDVTLCAVPQKRPLYEDKVLINGLTEEISDECLIYFLDAQAGIKTKSLAYHKERDNAVLLTAYTQIDFAKLKDGNQKFILERATLEFLQVEVSNCIYVENLQTDVSEDVVEIYFDNTKRSNGGPVRNVEMSTDHQSCLVYFEDYSVVDNVLEKKHLLSGQTLEVRKYFECVDLPEERSITLPPPMVIRKVNIDKLKFIQKTDAYKTKLENKLDICHAKIDWSELDRGGNVLKINCTAAPENVISNRLQRKWRKRTKQTVEKVMHKVGIYQKQLKSEEAEACLETLRSIICSTEDIKCDYDEEKKIVTVIGNSSIVNLASKFIDVTIIAHEPETKFTKLRVIFSSQAEISMIQKLEEFTELKMDFPNVKIKISSNDCAVELEGSANEVNGAKMILCDLKNTLITAFSDILPRLSVQQYTLPQTVDFISERLKRKNLIACWCVSEERLIICCPFKDVLDKTVNTIKSAVVQNDILISPESDSLIVRDIWPGKVEEWNKLYQGRVIVSFNDSESGSPKIDICATADLAPKLFDEIAGILPTKSEKKKEPDYSLGSEEDSEAKTTTVLVSNLPSDATEELVKHLFEDRSHDTENVVEVKVNSNNNKAKVKFKDNHCTEYVLRREHTLCGKKMKVERYHVFTDMTVGISGLQSPVVINDIDILKIKFLKGSKQCSSEIGRQLSDCHVKMSLPEENNTIVLECTFAEADEGGIQLITDWEERVRRLFVEYLGSLSCMTIEVGEDIWDSVLERIKLYLDPEKVYVSAF; translated from the exons ATGCATGAACAGCTGCACGATGACAAAGAAATTTCTTCGGTAGTCAAGCGAAAGGTCCGAGTGAAAG ATGCTATAGCGGTTACCAAAAGGGATCATATAATTAACGGCAAAAATATTGACGTTACACTATGTGCTGTTCCTCAGAAACGACCTTTGTATGAAGATAAAGTTCTCATTAACGGGTTGACGGAAGAAATATCTGACGAATGCCTTATATATTTTCTTGATGCACAAGCTGGAATAAAGACGAAATCTCTTGCATACCACAAAGAGAGAGATAATGCTGTGTTACTGACCGCATACACTCAGATAG ATTTTGCTAAACTGAAGGATGGAAACCAGAAGTTTATTCTTGAAAGGGCTACACTAGAATTTTTGCAGGTGGAAGTATCTAATTGCATTTATGTGGAGAATTTACAAACAGACGTGTCTGAAGATGTTGTGGAGATCTATTTTGACAACACGAAACGGAGCAATGGGGGGCCTGTCCGGAATGTTGAAATGTCTACTGACCACCAGTCATGTCTTGTTTATTTTGAGGATTACTCTG TTGTAGATAATGTTTTGGAAAAGAAGCATCTATTAAGCGGCCAGACTTTGGAAGTACGGAAATACTTTGAATGTGTAGATCTGCCGGAAGAAAGAAGCATTACTTTACCACCGCCGATGGTCATTCGAAAGGTGAATATAGATAAATTGAAATTCATACAGAAGACAGACGCCTACAAAACAAAGCTCGAAAACAAATTAGATATTTGCCATGCAAAGATTGATTGGTCAGAACTTGATCGAGGaggaaatgttttgaaaataaattgtacGGCTGCCCCGGAAAATGTGATCTCAAACAGACTTCAAAGAAAATGGCGAAAAAGAACAAAGCAGACAGTAGAAAAGGTAATGCATAAAGTCGGTATATACCAAAAACAGCTGAAAAGCGAAGAAGCTGAAGCGTGTTTGGAAACTTTACGAAGTATCATTTGTAGTACAGAAGATATAAAGTGCGATTATGACGAGGAGAAAAAGATTGTTACAGTTATTGGTAATTCATCTATTGTCAATCTAGCATCAAAATTCATTGATGTAACAATTATTGCCCATGAACCAGAAACTAAATTCACAAAACTTAGAGTTATATTCTCTAGTCAAGCAGAGATAAGTATGATTCAAAAGCTAGAGGAATTTACTGAACTGAAGATGGATTTTCCAAACGTGAAAATTAAAATTAGTTCGAATGACTGTGCTGTCGAACTGGAGGGCAGTGCAAATGAAGTAAACGGAGCTAAGATGATTTTATGtgatttgaaaaatacattgATCACAGCATTTAGCGATATTTTACCAAGGTTGTCAGTGCAGCAGTATACATTGCCACAAACAGTTGATTTTATATCCGAGAGACTGAAGAGAAAAAACTTAATAGCATGCTGGTGTGTGAGTGAAGAAAGACTAATTATTTGTTGCCCGTTCAAAGATGTGCTTGACAAGACAGTAAATACTATTAAGTCGGCCGTagttcaaaatgatattttgataagcCCCGAATCAGACTCATTAATAGTAAGAGATATTTGGCCAGGGAAAGTAGAGGAATGGAATAAGCTGTATCAAGGAAGAGTAATTGTTTCATTTAATGATTCTGAAAGCGGGTCACCCAAAATAGACATATGTGCTACTGCAGACTTAGCGCCAAAACTGTTCGATGAAATCGCCGGAATTCTCCCTACAAAGTCAGAAAAGAAGAAAg AACCAGACTACAGCTTAGGGTCTGAGGAAGATTCTGAGGCTAAAACGACCACAGTTTTAGTGTCTAATCTACCTTCTGATGCGACGGAGGAGCTTGTTAAACATTTGTTTGAAGACAGATCACATGACACGGAAAACGTTGTGGAGGTCAAAGTTAACTCAAACAATAACAAGGCTAAAGTGAAATTCAAGGATAACCATT GTACAGAATATGTTTTAAGAAGGGAACATACACTATgcgggaaaaaaatgaaagttgaGCGATACCATGTATTTACAGATATGACTGTTGGAATTTCTGGTTTACAAAGTCCAGTAGTTATAAACGATATTGATATATTGAAGATAAAGTTTCTAAAGGGCTCCAAACAGTGTTCCAGCGAGATTGGAAGACAGCTCTCTGATTGTCATGTTAAAATGAGCCTGCCAGAAGAAAACAACACAATAGTACTTGAATGCACATTTGCCGAGGCAGATGAAGGCGGCATACAGTTGATAACAGATTGGGAAGAACGTGTCAGGAGACTATTTGTAGAATACTTAGGATCGCTTTCTTGCATGACAATAGAAGTTGGAGAAGATATTTGGGATAGCGTTTTAGAACGCATTAAATTGTATCTTGATCCTGAAAAAGTATACGTGTCTGCTTTTTGA
- the LOC128559431 gene encoding uncharacterized protein LOC128559431 isoform X1 encodes MHEQLHDDKEISSVVKRKVRVKGITQIASEDAILYYFENRRRSGGGDIKYIDFNYEEDTAEIIFENLEDAIAVTKRDHIINGKNIDVTLCAVPQKRPLYEDKVLINGLTEEISDECLIYFLDAQAGIKTKSLAYHKERDNAVLLTAYTQIDFAKLKDGNQKFILERATLEFLQVEVSNCIYVENLQTDVSEDVVEIYFDNTKRSNGGPVRNVEMSTDHQSCLVYFEDYSVVDNVLEKKHLLSGQTLEVRKYFECVDLPEERSITLPPPMVIRKVNIDKLKFIQKTDAYKTKLENKLDICHAKIDWSELDRGGNVLKINCTAAPENVISNRLQRKWRKRTKQTVEKVMHKVGIYQKQLKSEEAEACLETLRSIICSTEDIKCDYDEEKKIVTVIGNSSIVNLASKFIDVTIIAHEPETKFTKLRVIFSSQAEISMIQKLEEFTELKMDFPNVKIKISSNDCAVELEGSANEVNGAKMILCDLKNTLITAFSDILPRLSVQQYTLPQTVDFISERLKRKNLIACWCVSEERLIICCPFKDVLDKTVNTIKSAVVQNDILISPESDSLIVRDIWPGKVEEWNKLYQGRVIVSFNDSESGSPKIDICATADLAPKLFDEIAGILPTKSEKKKEPDYSLGSEEDSEAKTTTVLVSNLPSDATEELVKHLFEDRSHDTENVVEVKVNSNNNKAKVKFKDNHCTEYVLRREHTLCGKKMKVERYHVFTDMTVGISGLQSPVVINDIDILKIKFLKGSKQCSSEIGRQLSDCHVKMSLPEENNTIVLECTFAEADEGGIQLITDWEERVRRLFVEYLGSLSCMTIEVGEDIWDSVLERIKLYLDPEKVYVSAF; translated from the exons ATGCATGAACAGCTGCACGATGACAAAGAAATTTCTTCGGTAGTCAAGCGAAAGGTCCGAGTGAAAGGTATTACCCAAATAGCATCAGAAGATGCCATTCTGTATTATTTTGAGAACAGAAGGCGTTCTGGTGGCGGGGATATCAAATACATTGACTTTAACTATGAGGAGGATACAGCTGAAATCATTTTCGAAAATTTagaag ATGCTATAGCGGTTACCAAAAGGGATCATATAATTAACGGCAAAAATATTGACGTTACACTATGTGCTGTTCCTCAGAAACGACCTTTGTATGAAGATAAAGTTCTCATTAACGGGTTGACGGAAGAAATATCTGACGAATGCCTTATATATTTTCTTGATGCACAAGCTGGAATAAAGACGAAATCTCTTGCATACCACAAAGAGAGAGATAATGCTGTGTTACTGACCGCATACACTCAGATAG ATTTTGCTAAACTGAAGGATGGAAACCAGAAGTTTATTCTTGAAAGGGCTACACTAGAATTTTTGCAGGTGGAAGTATCTAATTGCATTTATGTGGAGAATTTACAAACAGACGTGTCTGAAGATGTTGTGGAGATCTATTTTGACAACACGAAACGGAGCAATGGGGGGCCTGTCCGGAATGTTGAAATGTCTACTGACCACCAGTCATGTCTTGTTTATTTTGAGGATTACTCTG TTGTAGATAATGTTTTGGAAAAGAAGCATCTATTAAGCGGCCAGACTTTGGAAGTACGGAAATACTTTGAATGTGTAGATCTGCCGGAAGAAAGAAGCATTACTTTACCACCGCCGATGGTCATTCGAAAGGTGAATATAGATAAATTGAAATTCATACAGAAGACAGACGCCTACAAAACAAAGCTCGAAAACAAATTAGATATTTGCCATGCAAAGATTGATTGGTCAGAACTTGATCGAGGaggaaatgttttgaaaataaattgtacGGCTGCCCCGGAAAATGTGATCTCAAACAGACTTCAAAGAAAATGGCGAAAAAGAACAAAGCAGACAGTAGAAAAGGTAATGCATAAAGTCGGTATATACCAAAAACAGCTGAAAAGCGAAGAAGCTGAAGCGTGTTTGGAAACTTTACGAAGTATCATTTGTAGTACAGAAGATATAAAGTGCGATTATGACGAGGAGAAAAAGATTGTTACAGTTATTGGTAATTCATCTATTGTCAATCTAGCATCAAAATTCATTGATGTAACAATTATTGCCCATGAACCAGAAACTAAATTCACAAAACTTAGAGTTATATTCTCTAGTCAAGCAGAGATAAGTATGATTCAAAAGCTAGAGGAATTTACTGAACTGAAGATGGATTTTCCAAACGTGAAAATTAAAATTAGTTCGAATGACTGTGCTGTCGAACTGGAGGGCAGTGCAAATGAAGTAAACGGAGCTAAGATGATTTTATGtgatttgaaaaatacattgATCACAGCATTTAGCGATATTTTACCAAGGTTGTCAGTGCAGCAGTATACATTGCCACAAACAGTTGATTTTATATCCGAGAGACTGAAGAGAAAAAACTTAATAGCATGCTGGTGTGTGAGTGAAGAAAGACTAATTATTTGTTGCCCGTTCAAAGATGTGCTTGACAAGACAGTAAATACTATTAAGTCGGCCGTagttcaaaatgatattttgataagcCCCGAATCAGACTCATTAATAGTAAGAGATATTTGGCCAGGGAAAGTAGAGGAATGGAATAAGCTGTATCAAGGAAGAGTAATTGTTTCATTTAATGATTCTGAAAGCGGGTCACCCAAAATAGACATATGTGCTACTGCAGACTTAGCGCCAAAACTGTTCGATGAAATCGCCGGAATTCTCCCTACAAAGTCAGAAAAGAAGAAAg AACCAGACTACAGCTTAGGGTCTGAGGAAGATTCTGAGGCTAAAACGACCACAGTTTTAGTGTCTAATCTACCTTCTGATGCGACGGAGGAGCTTGTTAAACATTTGTTTGAAGACAGATCACATGACACGGAAAACGTTGTGGAGGTCAAAGTTAACTCAAACAATAACAAGGCTAAAGTGAAATTCAAGGATAACCATT GTACAGAATATGTTTTAAGAAGGGAACATACACTATgcgggaaaaaaatgaaagttgaGCGATACCATGTATTTACAGATATGACTGTTGGAATTTCTGGTTTACAAAGTCCAGTAGTTATAAACGATATTGATATATTGAAGATAAAGTTTCTAAAGGGCTCCAAACAGTGTTCCAGCGAGATTGGAAGACAGCTCTCTGATTGTCATGTTAAAATGAGCCTGCCAGAAGAAAACAACACAATAGTACTTGAATGCACATTTGCCGAGGCAGATGAAGGCGGCATACAGTTGATAACAGATTGGGAAGAACGTGTCAGGAGACTATTTGTAGAATACTTAGGATCGCTTTCTTGCATGACAATAGAAGTTGGAGAAGATATTTGGGATAGCGTTTTAGAACGCATTAAATTGTATCTTGATCCTGAAAAAGTATACGTGTCTGCTTTTTGA